Proteins from a single region of Campylobacter sputorum:
- a CDS encoding EAL domain-containing protein — translation MENENTPDLKTKNHKLKFILIPIILFIFIIPINILFLLSMYYMDDDFRTEAKFLSVKETIDKIEFNLKKYENISDFDFDKYIKNSSESIWMIGSNDLKEPTIYYSSRYPELINSPLSNSKYILIGLDEYKATIKENEIYKFQDISKYIKKVVYFKKIRDDLIIGFDTIYILEGNFAKNHNFTYWIIDNIKSNIIISLLVLAISILAIYILYKFYISFIIKIQDDINRKNNELRNKNKELRQKIYIDSLTGLSNKTAIYRDLKDMQMPKIIVIDIDDFKIMNDYFGKTVCNELLKKLSKILKDFSKQYNLKLYRLIGDQFALLEDSPFDIEKYENMVQDLIAKLKGKIFSIPTPEDTLDCQVELHVTIGMALESENTLEKAFTALKMAKNLNKDYVCYFKEIDQIREFKTSISRSYMINKAIYNNEVMPYFQPIFDKNKNIIKYESLVRIVNDTEGAISPAVFLEVSKKTKRYAEIEMILIDKTFKTLKKHPNTIISLNISKIDMIDGIISSFIIEKLSEYDIGNRVVFEILEDENIENIRRIEDFIKRVKRMGAKIAIDDFGSGYSNFAYLLKLMPDYLKIDGSIIKDIDKDRNSYAITRAIVAFAKDLNIKTIAEFVKSKEVFDICVELNIDEFQGYYLGEPKKDLLY, via the coding sequence TTATATTAATACCTATAATATTGTTTATTTTTATAATACCAATAAATATTTTATTTTTATTATCTATGTATTATATGGATGATGATTTTAGAACAGAAGCTAAGTTTTTAAGTGTAAAAGAAACCATAGACAAGATAGAATTTAATTTAAAAAAATATGAAAATATTTCAGACTTTGATTTTGATAAATATATAAAAAATAGCTCTGAGTCCATATGGATGATTGGTTCTAATGACTTAAAAGAACCTACTATATACTATAGCTCTAGATACCCAGAATTAATAAACTCACCACTATCTAACAGCAAATATATATTAATTGGTTTAGATGAATATAAAGCTACCATAAAAGAAAATGAAATTTATAAATTCCAAGATATATCAAAATATATAAAGAAAGTAGTTTATTTCAAAAAAATCAGAGATGATTTAATCATAGGATTTGATACAATATATATATTAGAAGGTAATTTTGCAAAAAATCATAATTTTACATATTGGATAATAGACAATATCAAATCAAATATTATTATTAGCTTATTAGTATTAGCAATATCGATATTAGCAATATATATTTTATATAAATTTTATATAAGTTTTATAATAAAAATACAAGATGATATAAATAGAAAAAATAATGAACTACGCAATAAAAACAAAGAATTAAGACAAAAGATTTATATAGATTCCCTAACTGGTCTTTCAAATAAAACAGCTATATATAGGGATCTAAAAGATATGCAAATGCCAAAAATTATAGTTATAGATATTGATGATTTTAAGATAATGAATGATTATTTTGGAAAAACGGTATGCAATGAACTTTTAAAAAAACTATCAAAAATTCTAAAAGATTTTTCAAAACAATATAACCTAAAACTATATAGACTTATAGGCGATCAGTTTGCACTTTTAGAAGATTCGCCATTTGACATAGAAAAATATGAAAATATGGTACAAGATTTAATCGCAAAACTTAAAGGAAAAATTTTTAGCATTCCTACTCCTGAAGATACTCTAGATTGCCAAGTAGAACTACATGTAACAATAGGCATGGCATTAGAATCAGAAAATACATTAGAAAAAGCTTTCACGGCATTAAAAATGGCAAAAAATCTAAATAAAGATTATGTTTGTTATTTTAAAGAAATAGATCAAATAAGAGAATTTAAAACAAGTATTTCTAGATCATATATGATAAATAAAGCTATATACAACAATGAAGTTATGCCATATTTTCAACCAATTTTCGATAAAAACAAAAACATTATAAAATATGAATCTTTAGTAAGAATTGTTAACGATACAGAAGGCGCTATAAGTCCTGCTGTTTTTTTAGAAGTTTCTAAAAAAACAAAAAGATATGCTGAGATAGAAATGATACTTATAGATAAAACATTTAAAACTCTCAAAAAACATCCAAATACAATAATATCTTTAAACATATCAAAAATAGATATGATAGATGGAATTATAAGTTCTTTTATAATAGAAAAACTGAGTGAATACGACATAGGAAATAGAGTTGTTTTTGAAATACTAGAAGATGAAAATATAGAAAACATAAGAAGAATTGAAGATTTCATAAAAAGAGTAAAAAGAATGGGTGCTAAAATAGCAATAGATGACTTTGGAAGCGGATATAGCAATTTTGCCTATTTATTAAAACTAATGCCAGATTATCTAAAAATAGACGGTTCAATAATAAAAGATATAGATAAAGATAGAAACTCATATGCCATAACAAGAGCAATTGTTGCATTTGCAAAAGACTTGAATATAAAAACAATAGCAGAGTTCGTGAAATCAAAAGAGGTTTTTGATATATGCGTTGAACTTAATATAGATGAATTTCAAGGCTACTATTTAGGTGAACCAAAAAAGGATTTATTATATTGA
- a CDS encoding LysE family transporter, producing the protein MINFLLHGILLGYGAAVPIGPVNIIIMSYALKSYIYALLFGIGAMCADIFYLILLNYGILNFLNTPIILKSLAVFGAIFLLYISYTIIKNAHNKISFKDVEFSSKLQTFLKGFLLTISNPYTIGFWLSIATISSDKSSSIAIISGLIIAIFSWISLMPLFVYKNRNFINNHMARNLSYIASIILLFFAFMLIYKNFII; encoded by the coding sequence TTGATTAATTTTTTGCTTCATGGGATTTTATTAGGATATGGTGCAGCAGTACCTATAGGTCCTGTAAATATAATCATAATGTCTTATGCGCTTAAATCTTATATTTATGCACTTTTATTTGGAATTGGTGCTATGTGTGCTGACATTTTTTATCTAATTCTTTTAAATTATGGTATTTTAAATTTTTTAAATACACCAATAATTCTAAAATCTTTAGCTGTATTTGGAGCTATTTTTTTACTATATATATCTTACACAATTATAAAAAATGCACACAATAAAATATCTTTTAAAGATGTTGAATTTTCATCAAAGCTTCAAACATTCCTAAAAGGTTTCTTGCTTACAATAAGCAATCCTTATACTATAGGATTTTGGCTAAGCATAGCAACTATAAGTAGCGATAAATCATCGAGTATAGCTATTATTTCTGGTTTGATTATAGCTATATTTTCTTGGATTTCACTAATGCCTCTTTTTGTATACAAAAACAGAAATTTTATAAACAATCATATGGCAAGAAATCTATCTTACATAGCTTCTATAATATTACTTTTCTTTGCTTTTATGTTAATTTACAAAAATTTTATTATTTAA
- a CDS encoding RidA family protein, with protein sequence MKKISTKNAPAAIGPYSQAVISNGFIFGSGQIPLTKDGELLSNDVVNQTHQVMKNISCVLQEAGSSLDNIVKTTIFLKNISDFAKVNEVYASYFKGEIKPARSTVGIANLPKDVLVEIEYIAQI encoded by the coding sequence ATGAAAAAAATTTCAACAAAAAATGCACCCGCAGCTATTGGACCATATTCGCAAGCAGTTATCTCAAATGGTTTTATATTTGGCTCTGGACAAATTCCTCTTACAAAAGATGGTGAACTTTTGAGTAATGATGTAGTTAATCAAACTCATCAAGTTATGAAAAATATATCCTGTGTTTTACAAGAAGCTGGTTCATCATTAGACAACATAGTAAAAACTACAATTTTTTTAAAAAATATAAGTGATTTTGCAAAAGTAAATGAAGTTTATGCAAGTTATTTTAAAGGCGAAATAAAACCAGCAAGAAGCACTGTTGGCATAGCAAATCTACCAAAAGACGTTCTAGTAGAGATAGAGTATATAGCTCAAATTTAA
- a CDS encoding polyribonucleotide nucleotidyltransferase yields the protein MQVKIEVNNQNEIFDVDKVAKQAAGAVLMRVKNTVILATVARENSQVEDDFLPLTVQYIEKQYAAGRIPGGYVKRETKPGDFEILTSRIIDRSLRPLFPKGYAYPTQIVVYVLSADPEVDLQVVSLNAASIALYLSDIPVSMPVCGVRVGCIDDKFVINPSNSDLNNSTLDLYVAGLKDELLMIEMRSLPTIGDNNNLSKDLSDLVINQNMNEFSEDRMLEAIEFARAAILKGSNAYEEAFLNLKKEDANLDLKPEIENESIAVYIDEFYKNDVKDAINKMAKSERASELDTIAKAISEDETAVNEGWDLKVIQNVLGKYKRKIIRDQIINEHKRADGRGLKDVRPISIETNILPNAHGSCLFTRGQTQALVVATLGSDSDAQMSEMLTQKGAVAERFMFNYNFPGFCVGEASPLRSPGRRELGHGNLAKRALAPSIQETSPYTIRVVSEILESNGSSSMASVCGGSLCMRAAGVDTIKLVAGVAMGLVFEDDKYAILTDIMGLEDHDGDMDFKVAGSIDGITALQMDIKLGGISLDVLRQALYQAKEGREHILNLMENANDQIVLNEDILPKFELFNIDPSKIVDIIGQAGKTIKEIIEKFAVSVDLDREKGEVKIAGDVKKNVDAAKDYIIEIVSKDKNQKRKQNSQHKKETIKFEMGEEFEGEVKNILDFGAFISLRDNIDGLLHISKIKTPLSVGDKIKVKVGEQKGNKISLDLAE from the coding sequence GTGCAAGTTAAAATAGAAGTAAATAATCAAAATGAAATTTTTGATGTAGATAAAGTTGCAAAACAAGCAGCTGGTGCTGTTTTAATGAGAGTAAAAAACACAGTTATATTAGCTACTGTTGCTAGAGAAAATTCGCAAGTTGAAGATGATTTTTTGCCTTTAACTGTGCAATATATAGAAAAACAATACGCAGCTGGGAGAATTCCTGGTGGATATGTAAAAAGAGAGACAAAACCTGGTGATTTTGAAATTTTAACATCTAGGATAATAGATAGAAGTTTAAGGCCGCTTTTTCCAAAAGGTTATGCTTATCCTACTCAAATTGTGGTTTATGTTCTTTCAGCAGATCCTGAAGTTGATTTGCAAGTTGTGAGCTTAAATGCTGCTAGTATCGCACTTTATTTAAGTGATATACCTGTTTCAATGCCGGTTTGTGGCGTTAGAGTTGGCTGTATAGATGATAAATTTGTAATAAATCCTAGCAATAGCGATCTTAATAATTCTACTTTGGATTTGTATGTAGCTGGATTAAAAGATGAACTTTTAATGATAGAGATGAGAAGTTTGCCAACAATTGGCGATAATAATAATTTATCAAAAGATTTATCTGATCTTGTTATAAATCAAAATATGAATGAATTTAGTGAAGATAGAATGCTTGAAGCTATTGAGTTTGCAAGAGCTGCTATACTAAAAGGCAGTAACGCTTATGAAGAGGCTTTTTTAAATTTAAAAAAAGAAGATGCAAATCTTGATTTAAAACCAGAGATAGAAAATGAAAGTATAGCCGTTTATATAGATGAATTTTATAAAAATGATGTAAAAGATGCCATAAATAAAATGGCTAAAAGCGAAAGGGCTAGTGAACTTGATACAATAGCAAAAGCTATATCAGAAGATGAAACTGCTGTAAATGAAGGTTGGGATCTTAAAGTTATACAAAATGTTCTAGGTAAATACAAAAGAAAAATCATAAGAGATCAGATTATAAATGAGCATAAAAGAGCCGATGGTAGAGGATTAAAAGATGTTAGACCTATTAGTATAGAAACCAACATACTTCCTAATGCACATGGAAGTTGTCTTTTTACAAGAGGTCAAACTCAAGCTCTTGTTGTAGCTACTCTTGGCTCAGATAGTGATGCTCAGATGAGCGAAATGCTTACTCAAAAGGGAGCTGTTGCTGAGAGATTTATGTTTAATTATAATTTTCCTGGATTTTGTGTTGGCGAAGCAAGTCCATTAAGAAGTCCTGGAAGAAGAGAATTGGGGCATGGAAATTTAGCTAAAAGAGCATTAGCTCCTAGCATACAAGAAACTTCGCCTTATACAATAAGAGTTGTAAGTGAAATTTTAGAAAGCAATGGTTCTAGTTCTATGGCTAGTGTTTGCGGTGGATCTCTTTGCATGAGAGCAGCTGGTGTTGATACTATAAAATTAGTTGCTGGCGTTGCTATGGGGCTTGTATTTGAGGATGATAAATATGCTATTTTAACTGATATAATGGGACTTGAAGATCATGATGGCGATATGGATTTTAAAGTTGCAGGATCTATTGATGGGATAACTGCTTTGCAGATGGATATAAAGCTTGGCGGTATTAGTTTAGATGTATTAAGGCAAGCACTATATCAAGCAAAAGAGGGCAGAGAGCATATTTTAAATTTAATGGAAAATGCAAATGATCAGATTGTTTTAAATGAAGATATTTTACCTAAATTTGAACTTTTTAACATAGATCCAAGTAAAATTGTAGATATCATAGGACAAGCTGGAAAAACTATAAAAGAGATTATAGAAAAATTTGCAGTTAGTGTTGATTTAGATAGAGAAAAAGGCGAAGTTAAGATAGCTGGAGATGTTAAAAAAAATGTAGATGCTGCAAAAGATTATATAATAGAAATAGTTTCTAAAGATAAAAATCAAAAAAGAAAGCAAAATTCTCAACATAAAAAAGAGACGATCAAATTTGAAATGGGTGAAGAGTTTGAGGGGGAAGTTAAAAATATTTTAGATTTTGGTGCATTTATTTCTTTAAGAGATAATATTGATGGACTTTTGCATATATCAAAAATAAAAACTCCACTTAGCGTTGGAGATAAGATAAAAGTAAAAGTAGGCGAACAAAAAGGTAACAAAATCTCTCTTGATTTAGCTGAGTAA
- a CDS encoding phosphoribosyltransferase — protein MIALEELQFENQIEAAQKIIEILPNDLVNDDYLMVCSSLDSVIVADIVAKELKLSYEIMFCESIYAPHNGECVIGMVSETQEIVLHENLIKSFGITLGYVFGEAHRKYEEKILKNVYKFRKGNLLGELANKNILLIDEGCETGLTAEICVKTLLNEGVKSITYLTPLISTDIADELNVLVDKVYAVHKIANFVSVDFYYRNKIISSPEIIVSILEESPYYLPLQKGDKSAS, from the coding sequence ATGATTGCTCTAGAAGAGTTGCAATTTGAAAATCAAATTGAAGCGGCACAAAAAATCATAGAAATTTTACCAAATGATTTGGTAAACGATGATTATCTTATGGTGTGTTCATCCTTGGATTCTGTTATAGTTGCAGATATTGTCGCAAAAGAGCTTAAATTAAGTTATGAGATTATGTTTTGTGAATCCATTTATGCACCACATAATGGCGAATGTGTGATAGGTATGGTAAGCGAAACACAAGAGATAGTTCTGCATGAAAATTTAATAAAATCTTTTGGCATAACGCTTGGTTATGTTTTTGGGGAGGCGCATAGGAAATACGAAGAAAAAATTTTAAAAAATGTTTATAAATTTAGAAAAGGAAATTTATTAGGTGAATTAGCAAATAAAAACATTTTGCTTATTGACGAAGGTTGTGAAACTGGACTTACTGCTGAAATTTGTGTAAAAACTCTGTTAAATGAAGGGGTAAAATCTATAACTTATCTCACACCTCTTATTTCAACTGATATCGCCGATGAGCTAAATGTTTTAGTGGATAAGGTTTATGCCGTTCATAAAATTGCTAATTTTGTTAGTGTGGATTTTTATTATAGAAATAAAATTATTTCAAGTCCAGAAATTATAGTTTCTATACTAGAAGAAAGTCCATATTATTTGCCGCTTCAAAAAGGAGATAAGAGTGCAAGTTAA